From a region of the Campylobacteraceae bacterium genome:
- a CDS encoding lysophospholipid acyltransferase family protein, translating to MKTFKKYLQINILPFILQLFVRFVYLTSKKTFHHPKNNFDKEACVIVFWHGELIMQSFNYKYFRKKNKVSAMISEHKDGEIVSRMSEYLGIHSLRGSSTRGGVKALIGAIKELKAGNDVAITPDGPKGPRHSVADGVVAIAQKTKCKVFFCNVKTTKFWQFNSWDKFVIPKPFGKIDFYIQEACSFDDLSTEEAKQLVREKLLINSMT from the coding sequence ATGAAAACATTCAAAAAATATTTGCAGATTAATATTTTACCTTTTATCCTTCAATTATTTGTTCGTTTTGTTTATTTAACTTCTAAAAAAACCTTTCACCATCCAAAAAACAATTTTGACAAGGAAGCTTGTGTCATTGTTTTTTGGCATGGAGAACTTATTATGCAATCTTTTAATTATAAATATTTTAGAAAAAAAAATAAAGTTTCTGCAATGATTTCTGAGCATAAAGATGGAGAAATAGTAAGTAGAATGAGTGAGTATTTGGGAATTCATTCTTTAAGAGGTTCTAGTACTAGAGGTGGTGTAAAAGCACTTATTGGTGCAATAAAAGAACTTAAAGCAGGAAATGATGTTGCCATTACACCAGATGGTCCAAAAGGTCCACGCCATAGTGTTGCGGATGGAGTAGTTGCCATTGCACAAAAAACAAAGTGTAAAGTTTTTTTCTGTAATGTGAAAACTACAAAATTTTGGCAGTTTAATTCTTGGGATAAATTTGTTATTCCAAAACCTTTTGGTAAAATAGATTTTTATATTCAAGAGGCATGCAGTTTTGATGATTTGAGCACGGAAGAAGCAAAACAGCTTGTAAGAGAAAAACTTTTAATAAATTCTATGACTTAA
- the miaB gene encoding tRNA (N6-isopentenyl adenosine(37)-C2)-methylthiotransferase MiaB has protein sequence MSKTQNKKLFIQTLGCQMNDTDSQHIIAELEKHKNYVTTDIMEEADLIIINTCSVREKPVQKLFSEIGQFNVKKKPGAKIGVCGCTASHLGKDIMKRAPYVDFVVGARNISKIKDVVDIKGAVEIDINHDESTYDFASLKTSKYRTAVNISIGCDKKCTYCIVPATRGEEISIPIEMLVTQIQRDVDNGAVEVMLLGQNVNSYGRRFSDGRPKSTFTKLLQEISKIDKLRRIRFTSPHPLHMGDEFLDEFVKNPKISKCIHMPLQSGSTSILKAMKRGYTKEWFLNRAKKLKDAVPELRITTDIIVAFPGETHEDFLDTMDVVKQVKFDQIFNFKYSPRPNTAALAFKDIEIEDKLAGARLTELIDLHKEHQSELLAKNVGKTMEVFFEDLKSNGEVAGLSDNSLLVFAEGSDELLGKFVNVKIISSTRTALKGEVIK, from the coding sequence GTGAGTAAAACGCAAAACAAAAAATTATTTATACAAACATTGGGTTGTCAGATGAATGACACTGATTCACAGCATATAATTGCAGAATTAGAAAAGCATAAAAATTATGTGACAACAGATATTATGGAAGAAGCAGATTTAATTATCATTAATACTTGTTCTGTAAGAGAAAAACCAGTGCAAAAACTGTTTTCTGAAATTGGACAGTTTAATGTTAAGAAAAAACCAGGCGCAAAAATTGGTGTATGTGGATGTACGGCTTCACATCTTGGAAAAGATATTATGAAACGTGCTCCTTATGTTGATTTTGTTGTAGGTGCACGAAATATATCAAAAATAAAAGATGTGGTTGATATTAAAGGTGCAGTTGAAATTGACATTAATCATGATGAATCAACCTATGACTTTGCATCCTTAAAAACATCTAAATACCGAACGGCTGTGAATATCTCTATTGGTTGTGATAAAAAATGTACCTATTGTATTGTTCCAGCAACCAGAGGTGAAGAGATTTCTATTCCTATTGAAATGCTTGTAACTCAAATACAGCGTGATGTTGATAATGGTGCTGTTGAAGTAATGTTATTGGGACAAAATGTAAATTCTTATGGAAGACGTTTTTCAGACGGACGTCCTAAGAGTACTTTTACCAAACTTTTACAAGAAATTTCTAAAATTGATAAATTAAGAAGAATACGATTTACTTCTCCTCATCCTTTACATATGGGAGATGAATTTTTAGATGAGTTTGTAAAAAACCCTAAAATTTCTAAATGTATTCACATGCCACTTCAAAGTGGATCAACGAGTATTTTAAAAGCTATGAAACGTGGTTATACCAAAGAATGGTTTTTAAATCGGGCTAAAAAATTAAAAGATGCTGTGCCTGAACTGCGAATTACAACAGATATTATTGTTGCTTTTCCAGGCGAAACACATGAAGATTTCTTAGATACAATGGATGTAGTAAAGCAAGTTAAATTTGATCAAATTTTTAACTTCAAATATTCCCCAAGACCAAATACAGCTGCCCTTGCATTCAAAGATATAGAAATTGAAGATAAACTAGCAGGTGCTAGGCTAACTGAACTTATAGATTTACATAAAGAACATCAAAGCGAATTATTAGCTAAAAATGTTGGTAAAACTATGGAAGTATTTTTCGAAGATCTAAAATCAAATGGTGAAGTTGCTGGGCTTAGTGATAATTCTTTACTTGTATTTGCAGAAGGTAGTGATGAACTTTTAGGAAAATTTGTAAATGTAAAAATCATTTCATCTACACGAACGGCATTAAAAGGTGAAGTTATTAAATAA
- the nusA gene encoding transcription termination/antitermination protein NusA, whose amino-acid sequence MDKIIDILDSIAYEKGLKIEDVENALKEALIKTAEKMVDHTLKFDAEIDKENKKLNLFQKVEVIDEDDKRLLANAVDEWDKPLNIDNYMIIDEAKEIDADLEIGDFINYDLEFENMGRNAASILYNNFEYRLQRFIEVNLLAKYQDKVGKIINGTVTRIDREENTYVEIGEVRGMLSRKNRIKGESFKIGDTLKSVVKIVTITKENGLVVELSRTSPKFLEGLLALEVPELKDKRIAIEASARIPGARAKIALSTYDAQIDPIGSVVGVKGVRIMAVSAQLNGENIDCVEFSDTPEMFISRALSPAIISSVKIEPSKSIDERPKAIVTIPSDQKSKAIGRAGLNIRLASMLTRHTIELVETDAIGIQDSGNSSKNEVKTKDTTSLEALFK is encoded by the coding sequence ATGGATAAAATTATAGATATTTTAGACTCTATTGCATATGAAAAAGGTCTTAAAATTGAAGACGTTGAAAATGCATTAAAAGAGGCATTAATAAAAACAGCTGAAAAAATGGTTGATCATACATTAAAGTTTGACGCCGAAATTGATAAAGAAAATAAAAAACTGAACTTATTTCAAAAAGTAGAAGTTATTGATGAAGATGACAAAAGACTACTTGCAAATGCAGTTGATGAATGGGATAAACCTTTAAATATTGATAACTACATGATAATTGATGAAGCAAAAGAAATTGACGCGGATTTAGAAATCGGTGATTTCATTAATTATGATTTAGAATTTGAAAACATGGGGCGAAATGCTGCAAGTATTTTATACAATAACTTTGAATACAGACTGCAACGTTTTATTGAAGTTAATTTATTAGCTAAGTACCAAGATAAAGTCGGAAAAATCATTAATGGTACAGTAACCAGAATTGATCGTGAAGAAAATACTTATGTTGAAATTGGTGAAGTTAGAGGAATGCTTTCTCGTAAAAACAGAATTAAAGGAGAATCTTTTAAAATTGGAGATACTTTAAAGTCTGTTGTAAAAATAGTAACTATTACTAAAGAAAATGGTTTGGTAGTTGAGCTTTCACGTACTTCTCCTAAATTTTTAGAAGGCCTATTAGCGCTGGAAGTTCCAGAATTAAAAGACAAAAGAATTGCTATTGAAGCAAGTGCTAGAATTCCAGGAGCAAGAGCTAAAATTGCTTTATCTACTTATGATGCTCAAATTGATCCAATTGGTTCAGTTGTTGGTGTTAAAGGGGTAAGAATTATGGCAGTATCTGCTCAATTAAATGGAGAGAACATAGATTGTGTTGAATTTTCTGATACACCTGAAATGTTTATTTCAAGAGCTTTATCTCCTGCAATTATTTCTTCTGTTAAAATTGAACCTTCAAAAAGTATAGATGAAAGACCAAAAGCAATCGTTACTATTCCAAGTGATCAAAAATCAAAAGCAATTGGACGTGCTGGTTTAAATATTAGATTGGCTTCTATGCTTACACGACATACAATTGAATTAGTAGAAACAGATGCTATTGGAATTCAAGACTCTGGTAATTCTTCTAAAAATGAAGTAAAAACAAAAGATACTACTTCTTTAGAAGCGCTGTTTAAATAA